AGCGGCGGCAACGGACAGTTCGGTGGTGGAGTTCCTCAAAGAGATCACCAATTATGCGCAAGACGGCATCACCGACGAAGAACTGGCATTTACGAAAAGTTCCATCGGTCAACGGGACGCGTTACGGTATGAAACCTCCCTTCAAAAAGCAATTTTCCTTAGCCAGATCATCGACTACGATCTGCCCCGAAATTTTGTGGAGCAACAAAGCGAGATCCTGAAGAAGATCACCAAAGCAGATATCAAAGCCATTGCCCGCAAACGCCTTCCGGTCGATAAAATGGTGATTACCGTGGTGGGTGACAAAAACCTGATCAAACCGGGCCTTTCGCGGTTGGGCTACGAATTGGTCGAATTGGATAAAGAAGGCAATCCGGTGAGTGCCGGCAACACTTCCTCCGCTCCTCCGGCCAAAGCCGGTTCACTCTCGGGCGGACAGTCGAAGAATTAGAAGCTGATCATTTTAAACGTCGGCGAGGGCTGGGCGCCCCCGTTCAAAACCTCGCCGACGTTCTACGTTCTTTTTACATCTTCATCGTCAACGCAATACGCTTCCGCGCCAAGTCCACTTCCACGACTTTGACCGTAACGTGCTGCTGTAATTTAACGACCTCGTTGGGGTCTTTGATGAAACGATTGGCCATTTGTGAAACGTGCACCAAACCGTCCTGCTTCACGCCGATATCCACAAAAGCGCCAAAGGCGGTGATGTTGGTGACAATGCCCGGCAGGACCATCCCTTCGTGCAGGTCTTCGGGCTTGCGTACACGGCTGTCGAACTCAAAGGCCGTGATGGCTTCCCTGGGGTCACGGGAAGGTTTTTCCAATTCTTTGAGAATGTCCTGCAACGTGAGCAAACCGACAGTTTCCCCTACGTATTTCTGCGGGTTGATTTGCCGGCGCAATTCGGGTTTTTTCATCAATTCGGCCACATTGGTTCCCAAGTCTTTCGCCATTTTTTCCACTACGGGGTACCTTTCCGGGTGAACCGCGCTGTTGTCCAGCGGGTTTTCGGCATTTTCGATGCGCAAAAATCCTGCACATTGCTCGAAGGCTTTCCCCCCCAAACGCGGTACTTTCATCAATTGCTGACGTGATTTAAAATCCCCGTTTTGGGCGCGGTATTCCACAATATTCTTGGCGATCGACGCTCCCAATCCCGACACGTATTGCAAGAGGTGCTTACTTGCCGTATTAAGGTTCACGCCTACCGAGTTGACGCAACTTTCCACAACCGTATCAAGAGCGGTTTTGAGCATATTTTGATTTACATCGTGTTGGTATTGTCCCACGCCAATGGATTTAGGATCAATTTTCACCAACTCCGCCAATGGATCCATCAATCGACGCCCGATGGAAATCGCGCCGCGAACAGTCACGTCTTTGGTGGGGAATTCTTCGCGGGCTACGTCGGAGGCGGAGTAAATGGAGGCTCCCTGCTCCGAAACCATGAAGATCCCCACCGATTTTCCGGCCGATTGAACGGCAGGTATCTTTTTGATAAAATCTTCCGTTTCGCGACCGGCAGTCCCGTTACCGATGGCGATGGCGTCGATGCTGTATTTCTGAATATAATTGCTGATCGTGGCTTCCGCTTCAAAGGCTTTGTCAAACGGATAGATCACGGTATCGGCCAGAAGGGATCCCCGCGAATCCAGACATACCACTTTGCAGCCCGTTCGGAAGCCGGGATCAATGGCCAACACCCGTTTTTGCCCCAAAGGAGAGGCCAGCAATAATTGGCGCAGGTTTTCGGTAAACACCTGAATGGCGTAGCGGTCGGCTTTTTCTTTTGATAGGTTGGAGAACTCCGTTTCAATGCTTGGTTTCAACAACCGCTTGTAGGCATCGGAAACCGTCAATTCCAACTGGTCTTTGCAGGCAGGTAAGCCTTTGACAAACAGCCGGTCCAGCAGCTCAATGGCCATTTCTTCTTCGGGCGAAATATCCACGTTTAGAAACCCTTCTTCCTCTCCCCGACGCAGGGCCAGCAAACGGTGCGACGGAATCTTATTGAGCGGCTCACTGAAATCGAAGTAATCACGGTATTTGGCACCTTCTTCCTGTTTATTTTTCTTGACCTTGGACGAAACCTGCGCCGTACGTTCAAAGGCGTACCTGATTTTGTTCCGCGCATCCGGGTTTTCAGACATCCACTCGGCCATGATATCGCGAGCGCCCTGCAAGGCATCGTCGACGGTAGCCACTTGGTCATTAAGAAACTGCTCGGCCCGACGCTCCGGATTGGGCTCCTTGCCCGAAAAGATCCCCTGCGCCAGGGGCTCCAGGCCTTTTTCAATGGCCATGGTGGCGCGGGTCTTACGCTTTTGTTTATATGGCAAATAAATATCTTCTAAGGTTTGCAGCACGTAGGTTTCTTCGAGGCGTTTCCGCAATTCGGGCGTGAGTTTGCCCTGTTCTTCAATGCTTTTCAGAATGGCCTCGCGGCGCTTCTCCACTTCCTGAAATTTTTGGTATTGCTCTTTGATGGCGTTGATTTGTACCTCGTCCAACTGCCCCGTCATTTCCTTGCGATACCGCGCAATAAACGGAACGGTGGCCCCTTCGTCCAATAATGTAATGGTGTTGTGCGCCTGTCGCTCGCTGACTCCCACGATAGGAGCAATAAATTGGGATGCTGTCATTCTTTTTTCGTATTTATGAAGGTAAACGGCAAGCCGTATGTACCGATAGCTTATTTTTGGGGTTGCAAATAAGCAAAGGGGAAACGACTGTGGCAAACATTTTTAGGGAAAAGTAAGAAATCAGAAGTGAGGAGTGAGAAGCGAGGAGTAAGGAGTAAGAAGTCGAAAATAAGAAATCAAAAATAGTTATTTGTCATCGCAGCGCTGGACCTCTCATCATTCGTAATTCGTCATTCGAGTAATTCGTCATTCATAAAACTGTCATTCATAAAACTTTATCCACATATGCATTTAGACATCACTCAGCCACACCTGCTCGAAGATTACCTGAAAAGCAAAAACTGGCTCAACCCACAGGAGCAGGTATTGATCCTGGAAAAGCCCGGCGAAGGAAACATGAACTGCACCCTGCGCGTACGCACCCACGACCGTACGCTGATCGTGAAGCAATCGCGCCCGTACGTCGAAAAATACCCGCAGATCGCCGCCCCGGCCAACCGCGCCATCATGGAAGGACGGTTCTATGAGAAAATTCAGCCCTTCGCCAGCATCAATGAGCTGATGCCTCAGCTGATCGGCATGGATACGCAAATGAATATCATAGTGCTGGAAGATCTCGGCACCGCCGCCGATTATACGTTTCTCTACCAACCGGGCCAAGGCCTGACCCCGGCAGATACGGAAGCGCTGGCGCACTACTTATCCATGCTTCACCGCCTGACGTGGCAGGAAACGATCGACGGCGACTTTGCCAATCGGGAAATGCGGGCGCTGAATCACGAACATATATTCAAATTTCCGTTGATGGAAACCAACGGCTTT
Above is a window of Runella slithyformis DSM 19594 DNA encoding:
- a CDS encoding Tex family protein, whose amino-acid sequence is MTASQFIAPIVGVSERQAHNTITLLDEGATVPFIARYRKEMTGQLDEVQINAIKEQYQKFQEVEKRREAILKSIEEQGKLTPELRKRLEETYVLQTLEDIYLPYKQKRKTRATMAIEKGLEPLAQGIFSGKEPNPERRAEQFLNDQVATVDDALQGARDIMAEWMSENPDARNKIRYAFERTAQVSSKVKKNKQEEGAKYRDYFDFSEPLNKIPSHRLLALRRGEEEGFLNVDISPEEEMAIELLDRLFVKGLPACKDQLELTVSDAYKRLLKPSIETEFSNLSKEKADRYAIQVFTENLRQLLLASPLGQKRVLAIDPGFRTGCKVVCLDSRGSLLADTVIYPFDKAFEAEATISNYIQKYSIDAIAIGNGTAGRETEDFIKKIPAVQSAGKSVGIFMVSEQGASIYSASDVAREEFPTKDVTVRGAISIGRRLMDPLAELVKIDPKSIGVGQYQHDVNQNMLKTALDTVVESCVNSVGVNLNTASKHLLQYVSGLGASIAKNIVEYRAQNGDFKSRQQLMKVPRLGGKAFEQCAGFLRIENAENPLDNSAVHPERYPVVEKMAKDLGTNVAELMKKPELRRQINPQKYVGETVGLLTLQDILKELEKPSRDPREAITAFEFDSRVRKPEDLHEGMVLPGIVTNITAFGAFVDIGVKQDGLVHVSQMANRFIKDPNEVVKLQQHVTVKVVEVDLARKRIALTMKM
- a CDS encoding phosphotransferase, yielding MHLDITQPHLLEDYLKSKNWLNPQEQVLILEKPGEGNMNCTLRVRTHDRTLIVKQSRPYVEKYPQIAAPANRAIMEGRFYEKIQPFASINELMPQLIGMDTQMNIIVLEDLGTAADYTFLYQPGQGLTPADTEALAHYLSMLHRLTWQETIDGDFANREMRALNHEHIFKFPLMETNGFDLDTVSNGLQMISMGYKVDTKLKQKVHELGMVYLSDGRCLVHGDFYPGSWLKTANGVKIIDPEFCFYGCPEFDLGVMIAHLMMAKQTEDTIRRVYQAYGEVKNPQLVDQFTGVEIMRRLIGLAQLPLSLSLLDKEELLETAYDLLVNS